The Streptomyces sp. NBC_00691 genome has a segment encoding these proteins:
- a CDS encoding sigma factor, translated as MLRWARRRCIDLHDAEDVVQQVFVDVWLHSGR; from the coding sequence GTGCTTCGCTGGGCCCGACGCCGTTGCATCGATCTCCACGATGCCGAGGACGTCGTCCAGCAGGTCTTCGTGGATGTCTGGTTGCACTCCGGAAGGTAG
- a CDS encoding beta-galactosidase: MPKTPGEMRRNSLTHLTRGADGIMFFQRRQSRAGAEKWHSAMLPHGGTKTRIWSEVTALGAELAELSQVRGTRVSAQVDCRAGRSTRAAMGCGLAPEPSAMLDSIPEPDCLRVLAAAENDVLGQAGPPGRAAASCP; this comes from the coding sequence ATGCCGAAGACGCCCGGCGAGATGCGTCGCAACAGTCTGACGCACCTGACCCGCGGGGCCGACGGCATCATGTTCTTCCAGCGGCGGCAGTCCCGAGCGGGCGCCGAGAAGTGGCATTCCGCGATGCTCCCGCACGGCGGCACAAAAACCCGCATCTGGAGCGAGGTCACCGCGCTCGGCGCCGAGCTCGCCGAGCTGTCGCAGGTGCGCGGCACCCGGGTGTCCGCGCAGGTCGATTGTCGGGCTGGTAGGAGCACACGGGCAGCGATGGGCTGCGGCCTTGCTCCTGAGCCTTCGGCAATGCTCGATTCAATTCCTGAGCCGGACTGTCTCCGAGTTCTGGCCGCTGCCGAGAACGATGTCCTCGGGCAGGCGGGTCCTCCAGGGCGGGCAGCCGCGTCATGCCCGTGA
- a CDS encoding sigma factor-like helix-turn-helix DNA-binding protein: MAFLTPERREILFLAYYLGLTQPEIARRLDLPLGTVKSHTRRALRSLSCLVSSRA, from the coding sequence ATGGCGTTCTTGACGCCCGAACGCCGCGAGATCCTCTTCCTCGCGTACTACCTGGGGCTGACCCAGCCTGAGATCGCGCGGCGTCTTGATCTGCCCCTCGGCACGGTGAAGAGCCACACCAGGAGGGCGCTGCGATCACTCTCCTGTCTCGTGTCCTCACGGGCATGA
- a CDS encoding acyltransferase family protein yields MTASFEFRGHQDTVRLRIPAALRQETQAEPEPSTPSPRKGGRDRYLDLLRALALVRVVLYHNFGWFWLPVVFPSMGVMFALAGSLMARSLSRPALGVIRGRLRRLLPPMWLFGAVILTLEIIDGWGPDAEGHPRWWWGKLLFWLMPLSTPPYAESLNGLDHLVGPSWAVQVVVPLWYLRAYLWYVLLSPLLLWALRRMPVVTLSTPIALTIVLNTFFTDQEFLYGRVWENLSDFAMFGSCWVLGMAHQEGLLKKIPQYVVPSVAPLIMVAGWWYLQTRPVDPTVHTDIESWPIAQALWSFGFVAMLLHVSPSWEEWPRPLERWNGLISLLNSRAVSVYLWHQVALVAAIPLIDPLWSVGFFYAHFQWLLTNPWLPLLVAIPLIGLLVLTFGWVEDVAAKRSPRLFPYPRRVRGRRRAGA; encoded by the coding sequence ATGACCGCATCCTTCGAGTTCAGGGGACACCAGGACACCGTCCGGCTGAGGATCCCCGCCGCACTGCGCCAGGAGACCCAGGCGGAGCCGGAGCCGTCGACACCGTCCCCGCGCAAGGGCGGCCGGGACCGCTATCTCGACCTGCTCCGCGCCCTGGCGCTGGTCCGCGTGGTGCTCTACCACAACTTCGGCTGGTTCTGGCTGCCCGTCGTCTTCCCGTCGATGGGCGTGATGTTCGCGCTCGCCGGGTCGCTGATGGCCCGCTCCCTCAGCCGCCCCGCCCTCGGCGTCATCCGGGGCCGCCTGCGCCGCCTGCTGCCGCCGATGTGGCTGTTCGGCGCGGTCATCCTCACCCTGGAGATCATCGACGGCTGGGGTCCCGACGCCGAGGGGCATCCGCGCTGGTGGTGGGGCAAGCTGCTGTTCTGGCTCATGCCGCTGAGCACTCCGCCGTACGCCGAATCACTGAACGGTCTCGACCATCTGGTGGGGCCCAGCTGGGCGGTGCAGGTCGTCGTTCCGCTCTGGTACCTCCGCGCGTACCTCTGGTACGTCCTGCTCTCACCGTTGCTGCTGTGGGCGCTGCGGCGGATGCCGGTGGTGACGCTGTCCACGCCGATCGCGCTGACGATCGTGCTGAACACGTTCTTCACCGACCAGGAGTTCCTCTACGGCCGGGTCTGGGAGAACCTCAGCGACTTCGCCATGTTCGGCTCCTGCTGGGTCCTCGGCATGGCTCACCAGGAGGGACTGCTCAAGAAGATCCCCCAGTACGTCGTACCGTCCGTCGCGCCGCTGATCATGGTGGCCGGCTGGTGGTACCTGCAGACCCGACCGGTCGATCCGACCGTGCACACCGACATCGAGAGCTGGCCGATCGCCCAGGCCCTGTGGTCCTTCGGCTTCGTCGCGATGCTGCTCCATGTCAGTCCCTCCTGGGAAGAGTGGCCCCGCCCCCTGGAACGCTGGAACGGCCTGATCAGCCTGCTCAACTCCCGGGCGGTCAGCGTCTATCTCTGGCACCAGGTCGCGTTGGTGGCCGCCATCCCGCTGATCGACCCTCTCTGGTCCGTCGGCTTCTTCTACGCGCACTTCCAGTGGCTGCTGACCAACCCGTGGCTTCCGCTGCTGGTGGCGATCCCCCTGATCGGACTGCTGGTGCTGACCTTCGGCTGGGTCGAGGACGTGGCAGCGAAACGCTCCCCGCGCCTCTTCCCGTACCCACGCCGCGTGCGGGGTCGGCGCCGGGCGGGCGCCTGA
- a CDS encoding phosphatase PAP2 family protein: MTPTRGPSGRDGHGSGEGDGGESVRPPLLRELALVTALFLVYKFGRLFANGHESRAFRNADRVWDAERALHLPGEGTIQQLLLHGEPLIRAANTYYAAVHFPATLAFLVWLYLRRPAHYVWSRRVLALVTGAALALHLLMPLAPPRMLAASGLVDTARVYGPSVYGATPETDSMANQFAAMPSLHFGWALMVAIGLIAATRSRWRVLWLLHPLFTLLVIVGTANHYWFDALAAAALLGLALLAVRAPGHRTAPPPVPRQVGTTPLPVGALR; encoded by the coding sequence CTGACGCCTACCCGCGGCCCCTCCGGACGCGACGGCCACGGGAGCGGCGAGGGGGACGGCGGCGAGTCCGTGAGACCGCCCCTCCTGCGCGAGCTGGCGCTCGTCACCGCGCTCTTCCTCGTCTACAAGTTCGGCCGGCTCTTCGCCAACGGCCACGAGTCCCGCGCCTTCCGGAACGCCGACCGGGTCTGGGACGCCGAGCGCGCGCTCCACCTGCCGGGCGAGGGAACGATCCAGCAGCTGCTCCTGCACGGCGAACCGCTGATCCGGGCCGCGAACACCTACTACGCGGCCGTGCACTTCCCGGCCACGCTCGCCTTCCTCGTCTGGCTGTATCTGCGCCGCCCCGCCCACTACGTGTGGTCGCGCCGCGTCCTCGCGCTCGTCACGGGTGCCGCGCTCGCCCTCCACCTGCTGATGCCGCTCGCGCCGCCCCGGATGCTCGCCGCCAGCGGGCTCGTCGACACCGCGCGGGTCTACGGCCCCTCGGTGTACGGGGCGACGCCGGAGACCGACTCCATGGCCAACCAGTTCGCGGCCATGCCCTCGCTGCACTTCGGCTGGGCCCTGATGGTCGCGATCGGCCTGATCGCCGCCACCCGCTCCCGCTGGCGGGTCCTGTGGCTGCTGCACCCGCTGTTCACCCTGCTCGTCATCGTCGGTACCGCCAACCACTACTGGTTCGACGCGCTCGCCGCCGCCGCGTTGCTCGGTCTCGCCCTGCTCGCCGTCCGCGCCCCCGGCCACCGGACGGCACCCCCACCCGTACCCCGCCAGGTCGGTACGACCCCTCTCCCGGTCGGAGCCCTCCGATGA
- a CDS encoding DUF1877 family protein, translating to MGTAPAEARHFTTHQTWNLLGFLLKRSAFPVDIVFGEEPVPEADAWGYEPPRYLTAERVRLAADRLDRMTYDELIRGVDHAELASAEVYPQIWDSPTSLEWAGDLFTPLTEFFRAAASAGHAMVIWLD from the coding sequence GTGGGCACGGCTCCGGCCGAGGCACGGCACTTCACCACGCACCAGACCTGGAATCTGCTGGGCTTCCTGCTGAAACGGTCGGCCTTCCCCGTCGACATCGTGTTCGGCGAGGAACCCGTCCCCGAGGCCGATGCCTGGGGCTACGAGCCGCCGCGGTACCTGACCGCCGAGCGCGTGCGGCTGGCCGCCGACAGGCTGGACCGGATGACCTACGACGAGCTGATCCGCGGCGTCGACCACGCCGAACTCGCCTCGGCCGAGGTCTATCCCCAGATCTGGGACTCGCCGACCTCGCTGGAATGGGCCGGCGACCTGTTCACCCCACTGACGGAGTTCTTCCGAGCGGCGGCCTCCGCCGGACACGCCATGGTGATCTGGCTCGACTGA
- a CDS encoding DUF488 domain-containing protein, which produces MPAEPTQPAEPARPAQSAPPSHRVRVRRIYEPPSPDDGVRVLVDRLWPRGLAKTDAHIDEWPKALTPSTELRRWYHGTEGAYEEFRRRYEAELEAPDAAAALDRLRNLAAQGTITLLTAAKDPSVSHTSVLVRELDPQAGA; this is translated from the coding sequence ATGCCCGCAGAGCCCACACAGCCCGCGGAGCCGGCCAGGCCCGCGCAGTCCGCACCGCCCTCCCACCGTGTCCGCGTCCGCCGGATCTACGAGCCCCCGTCCCCGGACGACGGCGTACGGGTCCTCGTCGACCGGCTCTGGCCGCGCGGACTCGCCAAGACCGACGCCCACATCGACGAGTGGCCGAAGGCACTCACGCCGTCGACCGAACTCCGCCGCTGGTACCACGGAACCGAGGGCGCGTACGAGGAGTTCCGGCGGCGCTACGAGGCCGAACTCGAAGCGCCCGACGCGGCGGCGGCCCTGGACCGGCTGCGGAACCTCGCGGCGCAGGGGACGATCACCCTCCTGACGGCGGCCAAGGACCCGTCGGTGAGCCACACGTCCGTCCTGGTGCGGGAACTGGACCCGCAGGCGGGGGCGTAA
- a CDS encoding bifunctional polysaccharide deacetylase/glycosyltransferase family 2 protein, protein MPDRPHHPSPGAPLSRHQRRRQSLLRPRRLAAPPLRFFMPLSLLACLLALLVLRGLATNEAFHDTRVATSVDKTTVPENLLKGGPIIDARGARNERPVSYRIPDRTVVLSFDDGPSPEWTPKILDVLAAHDIRADFFVTGAMTTRHPELIRQIVAGGHEIGVHTFTHPDLVYQSEARVSWELAQTQLALAGVAGVHSALFRPPYSSDASALDDWNYPVIKYVGSHGYLTAFIDRDTHDWKRPGVDAIVEAAMPRKPGAGELILLHDAGGDRTETLAALEQIIERLQGEGYRFATISEALGASNATVPVHGYQLWAGKCFIWATRAAVLTLPVLVALLAVVGFLNFGRFALMLVLAPLHARRSRRRDAWGPPVTEPVTVLVPAYNERECIANTLNSLVASDHPIEVIVIDDGSTDGTADIVEEMRLPFVRLIRKANGGKSSALNVGIAAASYDIVVMMDGDTVFEPSTVRELVQPFGDRGIGAVAGNAKVGNRDSLIGAWQHIEYVLGHNLDRRMYDMLNVIPTIPGAVGAFRKEALRRVGGMSDDTLAEDTDITMAVLCDGWRIVYAERARAWTEAPASLQQLWSQRYRWSYGSMQAMWKHRRAVTSRGPAGRFGRIGLPLVVLFGVVAPLLAPLVDMFLLYGVLFADAPITLASWGGFILLQAVLSWYAFRLDGEKPLHLISLPIQQLVYRQLMYIVLLQSTITALTGGRLRWQKLRRTGEVAAPVEA, encoded by the coding sequence ATGCCTGATCGTCCGCACCACCCATCTCCAGGAGCGCCCTTGTCCCGCCACCAGCGTCGTCGGCAGTCCCTGCTGAGACCGCGCCGACTGGCCGCGCCACCGCTGCGCTTCTTCATGCCGCTGTCCCTGCTGGCCTGCCTGCTCGCGCTCCTCGTCCTGCGAGGCCTCGCCACCAACGAGGCGTTCCACGACACCCGGGTCGCGACCTCGGTCGACAAGACGACGGTGCCGGAGAACCTGCTCAAGGGCGGCCCGATCATCGACGCGCGCGGCGCCAGGAACGAGCGCCCCGTCAGCTATCGGATCCCCGACCGCACCGTGGTCCTGAGCTTCGACGACGGCCCTTCGCCGGAGTGGACCCCGAAGATCCTGGACGTGCTCGCGGCCCACGACATCCGCGCGGACTTCTTCGTGACCGGCGCGATGACCACGCGCCACCCGGAGCTGATCCGGCAGATCGTCGCCGGCGGCCACGAGATCGGCGTGCACACCTTCACCCACCCCGACCTGGTGTACCAGTCCGAAGCCCGGGTCAGCTGGGAGCTGGCGCAGACGCAGCTGGCGCTGGCCGGTGTCGCGGGCGTCCACAGCGCGCTGTTCCGACCGCCGTACTCCTCCGACGCCTCGGCGCTCGACGACTGGAACTACCCGGTGATCAAGTACGTGGGTTCCCACGGCTACCTCACCGCGTTCATCGACCGCGACACCCACGACTGGAAGCGTCCCGGCGTCGACGCGATCGTCGAGGCGGCGATGCCGCGCAAGCCCGGCGCGGGCGAGCTGATCCTGCTGCACGACGCGGGTGGCGACCGTACCGAGACCCTCGCCGCGCTCGAGCAGATCATCGAGAGACTGCAGGGCGAGGGGTACCGCTTCGCCACGATCTCCGAGGCGCTCGGCGCCAGCAACGCCACGGTGCCGGTGCACGGCTACCAGCTGTGGGCGGGCAAGTGCTTCATCTGGGCCACCCGGGCCGCCGTGCTGACCCTGCCGGTGCTGGTCGCTCTGCTGGCCGTCGTCGGCTTCCTCAACTTCGGACGGTTCGCGCTGATGCTCGTCCTCGCGCCGCTCCACGCCCGGCGTTCCCGGCGGCGTGACGCGTGGGGACCACCCGTCACCGAGCCGGTCACCGTCCTCGTCCCGGCCTACAACGAGCGCGAGTGCATCGCGAACACCCTGAACTCCCTCGTCGCCAGCGACCATCCGATCGAGGTGATCGTCATCGACGACGGCTCGACGGACGGCACCGCGGACATCGTCGAGGAGATGCGTCTGCCGTTCGTCCGGCTGATCCGCAAGGCCAACGGCGGCAAGTCCTCCGCGCTCAACGTCGGCATCGCGGCCGCGTCGTACGACATCGTCGTGATGATGGACGGCGACACCGTCTTCGAGCCGTCCACGGTGCGCGAGCTGGTCCAGCCGTTCGGCGACCGGGGGATCGGCGCGGTCGCGGGCAACGCCAAGGTCGGCAACCGCGACAGCCTGATCGGCGCCTGGCAGCACATCGAGTACGTCCTCGGCCACAACCTGGACCGCCGGATGTACGACATGCTCAATGTCATCCCGACCATCCCCGGCGCGGTCGGCGCCTTCCGCAAGGAGGCCCTGCGGCGGGTCGGCGGAATGAGCGACGACACCCTCGCCGAGGACACCGACATCACCATGGCGGTGCTCTGCGACGGCTGGCGGATCGTCTACGCCGAGCGCGCCCGCGCCTGGACGGAGGCCCCCGCCAGCCTCCAGCAGCTCTGGTCGCAGCGGTACCGCTGGAGCTACGGCAGCATGCAGGCGATGTGGAAGCACCGCCGCGCCGTGACCTCCCGGGGTCCGGCCGGACGCTTCGGCCGGATCGGGCTGCCCCTCGTCGTGCTGTTCGGCGTGGTCGCCCCGCTGCTCGCGCCGCTGGTCGACATGTTCCTGCTGTACGGCGTGCTGTTCGCGGACGCCCCGATCACCCTGGCCAGCTGGGGCGGCTTCATCCTGCTCCAGGCCGTGCTGTCCTGGTACGCCTTCCGGCTCGACGGCGAGAAGCCGCTGCACCTGATCAGCCTGCCGATCCAGCAACTGGTCTACCGGCAGCTGATGTACATCGTCCTGCTGCAGTCCACGATCACGGCGCTGACCGGTGGCCGGCTGCGCTGGCAGAAGCTCCGGCGCACCGGCGAGGTCGCCGCACCGGTGGAGGCCTGA
- a CDS encoding glycoside hydrolase family 16 protein, producing MSQPRRTSRRRAWTALTLPALLCALAACSAGPATGGSTDAAGPARDASSTPTPTGPPGTLFDDFDYTGADDPSLTARGWEIRTGGGGPGIKDTWSADGAAFPADPTAEGGKVLRLRSSTDGTEQGTTQVEAQTTSGNLFTGTYAARVHLSDKPTSGRDGDHVVQTFFPISPSDSSENYSELDFEYLPNGGWGSVGPQLDNVSWYRADPPDRVHHTLERRLEGWHTMVITAMDGKVTYSLDGTKLFTSSGKYVPRERMDIHFSNWLIDLPFTGGPRIWDMKVDWVYYKADEAVSPKDLQETVDGFHRTGTDYVNTVPKP from the coding sequence GTGAGCCAGCCCCGCCGCACCTCTCGTCGCCGAGCGTGGACCGCGCTCACGCTGCCCGCCCTCCTGTGCGCACTCGCCGCGTGCTCCGCCGGCCCCGCGACCGGCGGGAGCACCGACGCCGCAGGGCCCGCGCGGGACGCCTCGTCGACGCCGACGCCCACCGGACCGCCGGGAACCCTGTTCGACGACTTCGACTACACCGGCGCCGACGACCCCTCTCTCACCGCGCGCGGCTGGGAGATCCGTACCGGCGGGGGCGGCCCCGGGATCAAGGACACCTGGAGCGCCGACGGCGCCGCCTTCCCCGCCGACCCGACGGCGGAGGGGGGCAAGGTCCTCCGGCTCCGCTCCTCCACCGACGGCACCGAGCAGGGCACCACACAGGTCGAGGCGCAGACCACGAGCGGGAACCTCTTCACCGGAACCTATGCCGCGCGGGTCCACCTCAGCGACAAGCCCACGAGCGGACGCGACGGCGACCACGTCGTCCAGACCTTCTTCCCGATCTCTCCCTCGGACTCCTCGGAGAACTACAGCGAACTCGACTTCGAGTACCTGCCCAACGGCGGCTGGGGTTCGGTGGGTCCGCAGCTCGACAACGTCAGCTGGTACAGGGCCGACCCGCCGGACCGGGTCCACCACACCCTCGAGCGGCGCCTTGAGGGCTGGCACACCATGGTGATCACCGCCATGGACGGAAAGGTCACCTACTCCCTGGACGGTACGAAGCTCTTCACCAGCTCCGGCAAGTACGTCCCGCGCGAGCGGATGGACATCCATTTCAGCAACTGGCTCATCGACCTTCCCTTCACCGGTGGCCCCCGCATCTGGGACATGAAGGTCGACTGGGTCTACTACAAGGCCGACGAGGCCGTCTCCCCGAAGGACCTCCAGGAGACGGTGGACGGCTTCCACCGCACCGGCACGGACTACGTCAACACCGTCCCGAAGCCCTGA
- a CDS encoding TetR/AcrR family transcriptional regulator, producing the protein MPRPASTEAATAAARRSKITPERETELYDAVLCLLREGGYDSVTMEGVAARTKCGKATLYRQWGTKPQLVTAALAQRRCTVFTGIDTGTLAGDLREAGRIAASHRERDAELMEAVAQAFIQHPDLRAALRETVIAPEVAAIDAVVARAVERGEVAADNPAIGFVAPCFMGMLRIERLFEDRFTDVSTMRTFVDAVLLPALRVEG; encoded by the coding sequence GTGCCGAGGCCGGCGTCCACGGAGGCCGCCACCGCCGCCGCCCGCCGCAGCAAGATCACGCCGGAACGCGAGACGGAGCTGTACGACGCCGTGCTCTGCCTCCTGCGCGAGGGCGGATACGACTCGGTGACCATGGAGGGCGTCGCGGCCCGCACCAAGTGCGGCAAGGCCACCCTCTACCGGCAGTGGGGCACGAAGCCGCAGCTCGTCACAGCCGCGCTCGCCCAGCGCCGCTGCACCGTCTTCACCGGCATCGACACCGGCACCCTCGCCGGTGACCTGCGTGAGGCGGGCCGGATCGCCGCCTCCCACCGCGAGCGCGACGCCGAACTCATGGAGGCCGTCGCCCAGGCCTTCATCCAGCACCCCGACCTGCGCGCCGCACTCCGCGAGACCGTCATCGCCCCCGAGGTCGCGGCCATCGACGCGGTCGTGGCGCGTGCGGTCGAGCGGGGCGAGGTCGCCGCCGACAACCCCGCGATCGGCTTCGTCGCCCCCTGCTTCATGGGCATGCTCCGCATCGAGCGGCTCTTCGAGGACCGCTTCACGGACGTCTCGACCATGCGGACCTTCGTCGACGCCGTCCTCCTTCCGGCGCTGCGCGTCGAGGGGTGA
- a CDS encoding isocitrate lyase/PEP mutase family protein: protein MDLHTTVERARRLKRLHAEYEPLVLPTVWDVWSAQTAVDAGFLALTVGSHPLATSRGADDHEGQTFEEVLSAVAPIVAAVDVPVSVDLEAGYGQEPADLIAGLTEVGGVGLNLEDTVHSEGGRVRSTEEHATFIANLRAAADDAGIPVWVNGRTDLFLHAENPVVVLHEAIERLRAMEQAGADSVYPVGIQDDDGLLASVVDAVAVPVNATAHPVKHDIERFRRLGVGRITYGPLLQFAMTDAMRDMLGPWGSTPVLPARG, encoded by the coding sequence ATGGACCTTCACACCACTGTTGAACGGGCTCGACGCCTCAAGCGGCTGCACGCCGAGTACGAGCCGCTCGTGCTGCCGACCGTCTGGGATGTCTGGTCCGCGCAGACGGCGGTCGACGCCGGCTTCCTCGCGTTGACGGTCGGCAGCCATCCGCTCGCCACCTCCCGGGGAGCCGACGACCATGAGGGACAGACCTTCGAGGAGGTGCTCTCCGCTGTCGCGCCGATCGTCGCCGCCGTAGACGTCCCCGTGTCCGTGGACCTGGAGGCCGGGTACGGACAGGAGCCCGCCGATCTCATCGCCGGACTCACCGAAGTCGGCGGCGTGGGTCTCAACCTTGAGGACACTGTCCACTCGGAGGGCGGACGCGTACGCAGCACCGAGGAGCATGCGACCTTCATCGCGAACCTGCGTGCGGCGGCTGACGACGCGGGGATCCCCGTCTGGGTGAACGGGCGCACCGACCTGTTCCTGCACGCGGAGAATCCCGTCGTCGTGCTCCACGAAGCGATCGAGCGGCTGCGTGCGATGGAGCAGGCCGGTGCCGACAGCGTCTACCCGGTGGGCATTCAGGATGACGACGGCCTGCTCGCTTCGGTGGTGGATGCCGTCGCCGTTCCCGTGAACGCTACGGCGCATCCCGTCAAGCATGACATCGAGAGGTTCCGTCGCCTTGGCGTCGGCCGGATCACCTACGGTCCGTTGCTCCAGTTCGCGATGACGGATGCCATGAGGGACATGCTGGGGCCGTGGGGGTCCACGCCGGTGCTCCCCGCCCGAGGGTGA
- a CDS encoding DMT family transporter, which yields MNPATGTVVAVLLSLVSAAGYALAAVAQSRLAAASPVQDGRGALRALLARSQWWSAVGLNAAGALAHVAALHYGPLTLVQPLGALTLVAALPLGAYAARRRVTRTEWRGALWTLAGLVGLVAVTGPTEPGEALSLRESLVVAAATALLIVALASGRHTAKGHAPRGLGHATASGIASGVASALTQTLTAAFALELPGGKPAWWQTALLAVLISGFATGGLLLSQAAYRGGLAAPLAVVNLSNPAAAAIIGVALLGETFRAGAWGWLVAAGASLVAARGVVLLTKGGSPETAAPAARPEVVTVPAPAAATLPGLTTPPALSPRPGSPADPAPSRPAVSPEQRNTGSTRARTPARWTVRSVPAPRSTDLSARRSVRPDPATPEPVAPLLNLPELNLPERHVPELPAAGAEQAHAPAAG from the coding sequence ATGAACCCCGCCACCGGCACCGTCGTCGCGGTGCTCCTCTCGCTCGTCTCCGCCGCCGGATACGCGCTCGCCGCCGTCGCCCAGTCCCGGCTCGCCGCCGCCTCCCCCGTCCAGGACGGGCGCGGGGCGCTGCGCGCGCTGCTCGCCCGAAGCCAGTGGTGGTCTGCGGTCGGCCTCAACGCCGCCGGAGCCCTCGCCCACGTGGCCGCCCTGCACTACGGGCCGCTGACGCTGGTCCAGCCGCTCGGCGCCCTGACCCTCGTGGCGGCGCTGCCGCTCGGGGCGTACGCGGCGCGGCGCCGGGTGACCCGCACCGAGTGGCGCGGGGCGCTGTGGACCCTGGCCGGTCTGGTCGGACTGGTCGCGGTGACCGGCCCCACGGAACCCGGCGAGGCGCTCAGCCTGCGCGAGTCCCTGGTCGTCGCCGCGGCGACGGCACTCCTCATCGTGGCGCTCGCCTCGGGCCGGCATACGGCCAAGGGGCACGCGCCTCGCGGGCTCGGGCACGCCACGGCCTCCGGGATCGCCTCGGGCGTCGCCTCCGCGCTCACCCAGACGCTGACGGCCGCGTTCGCGCTCGAACTCCCGGGCGGCAAGCCGGCCTGGTGGCAGACCGCGCTCCTCGCGGTACTGATCTCGGGCTTCGCGACGGGCGGCCTCCTGCTCTCGCAGGCCGCCTATCGGGGCGGCCTCGCGGCACCGCTCGCCGTGGTCAACCTCTCCAACCCGGCGGCCGCCGCGATCATAGGAGTGGCTCTGCTCGGCGAGACGTTCCGCGCGGGCGCGTGGGGCTGGCTGGTCGCGGCCGGCGCGTCGCTGGTCGCGGCACGGGGTGTGGTGCTGCTGACGAAGGGCGGCTCCCCCGAGACGGCCGCTCCGGCGGCACGCCCCGAGGTGGTGACGGTGCCGGCTCCTGCGGCGGCGACCCTGCCCGGGCTCACGACGCCGCCCGCGCTCTCACCCCGGCCCGGGTCGCCGGCCGACCCGGCGCCGTCCCGGCCCGCGGTGTCGCCCGAGCAGCGGAACACGGGCTCCACGCGGGCGCGTACCCCTGCCCGGTGGACCGTCCGGTCGGTGCCCGCGCCCCGCTCGACCGACCTCTCCGCCCGCCGTTCGGTCCGGCCCGATCCGGCCACGCCCGAACCGGTCGCGCCCCTGCTGAACCTGCCGGAGCTGAACCTACCCGAACGACATGTGCCGGAGCTGCCCGCAGCGGGCGCCGAACAGGCGCACGCGCCGGCGGCCGGCTGA
- a CDS encoding nitroreductase family protein gives MIDFTGADPDPRLFETMSTMRAMRRIKPDPVSEELVEQLVQAAVWGPSGGNMQRFEYVVVTDRDVMDRLAPLWKRCVDAYLATTGALAPAGMDDAAYGRMVAAIEYQRDHFAETPVLVIPCYQFPAPRVTEEGYAASAQALGPEASLRMVDTQERFMALAEGSCVYPGVQNLLLAARGLGLAANITIWHLMLEEEWKQALGIPEDMRTFAAIPVGWPMGNFGPVRRRPVSEVVHHNCW, from the coding sequence ATGATCGATTTCACCGGTGCGGACCCTGATCCGCGTCTCTTCGAGACCATGTCCACCATGCGAGCCATGCGCCGCATCAAGCCCGACCCAGTATCCGAGGAGCTCGTCGAGCAGCTCGTCCAGGCTGCGGTCTGGGGACCCAGCGGCGGCAACATGCAGCGCTTCGAGTACGTCGTCGTCACCGACCGGGACGTCATGGATCGTCTCGCTCCGCTGTGGAAGCGTTGCGTGGATGCCTACCTCGCCACCACGGGGGCGCTGGCCCCGGCCGGGATGGACGATGCCGCCTACGGTCGGATGGTCGCCGCGATCGAGTACCAGCGTGATCACTTCGCAGAGACCCCGGTGCTGGTCATCCCCTGCTATCAGTTCCCCGCGCCGCGGGTCACGGAAGAGGGCTACGCCGCTTCCGCGCAGGCCCTCGGCCCGGAGGCGAGCCTGCGCATGGTGGACACGCAGGAGCGATTCATGGCTCTGGCGGAGGGGTCCTGCGTCTACCCTGGCGTACAGAACCTCCTCCTCGCCGCCCGGGGCCTCGGCCTGGCCGCGAACATCACCATCTGGCACCTGATGCTGGAGGAGGAGTGGAAGCAAGCCCTCGGCATCCCTGAGGACATGCGTACCTTCGCCGCTATACCTGTCGGCTGGCCGATGGGCAACTTCGGTCCGGTACGCCGCCGTCCGGTCTCCGAGGTCGTGCACCACAACTGCTGGTAG